One Oncorhynchus masou masou isolate Uvic2021 chromosome 18, UVic_Omas_1.1, whole genome shotgun sequence DNA window includes the following coding sequences:
- the LOC135504235 gene encoding matrix remodeling-associated protein 8-like — MLRLFLISSVFFLPSAWGQSNSKLDMVVEARNITLPAGTQAVLPCHSPRMIWTRDRLKDRQRVVHWDLFRSTPEYSVERILDMSAGVKERVYNGFNKGRITIPKTAFTDGNFSLVINNVGTADRGVYSCNLHHHYCQLHQSIKIQLNTTKSVRKEKRYWDGDKTVFVVLLGSSVVLPCVNRRPLWMEGQQEDQQQVAHWDWQPPGVRPDGADRLVDLYASGERRQYGPLFPVDKMSVSEDAFSVGDFSLTISNLQPVDKGLYSCHLHHHYCGLHERLIYRLMVGPSLPPPPPVLTAVPAVPAAPAAPAVPTGLAVPHTLPNDDTSPDVVELERPRVVNVILPEYPGHFFQQMGYFLATFFLLAFIITIVIVLTRRRRKRGLKYDLRRSERSHVTGHDDIALDATELKVCTQEYPNSDYKNNLLKERDMSKSCNKEMDGKLWI, encoded by the exons ATGTTGCGGTTGTTTCTAA TTTCTTCTGTCTTCTTCCTGCCCAGTG CGTGGGGCCAGAGCAACAGCAAGTTAGATATGGTGGTGGAGGCCCGTAACATCACCCTCCCAGCCGGGACCCAGGCCGTGCTGCCCTGCCACAGCCCCCGCATGATATGGACCCGGGACCGGCTGAAGGATCGCCAGAGGGTGGTCCACTGGGACCTGTTCCGGAGCACACCAGAGTACTCTGTGGAAAGGATACTGGACATGTCTGCTGGCGTCAAAGAGAGAGTCTACAATGGGTTCAACAAGGGCCGCATAACCATCCCCAAAACCGCCTTCACTGACGGGAACTTCTCCCTCGTCATCAACA ATGTAGGAACAGCTGATCGAGGTGTTTATAGTTGTAATCTGCATCACCATTACTGCCAGCTTCACCAGTCCATCAAGATACAGCTCAACACCACCAAGTCAG TCCGTAAGGAGAAGCGTTACTGGGACGGGGACAAGACAGTGTTTGTGGTGTTGCTGGGGAGCTCTGTGGTGTTGCCTTGTGTGAACAGGCGGCCCTTGTGGATGGAGGGCCAGCAGGAGGACCAGCAGCAGGTAGCCCACTGGGACTGGCAGCCACCTGGGGTGAGACCTGATGGAGCTGACCGCCTGGTGGACCTTTACGCTTCTGGAGAGCGCCGGCAGTATGGACCACTCTTCCCTGTGGACAAGATGAGTGTCTCTGAGGATGCCTTCTCTGTAGGGGATTTCTCTCTGACCATCTCTAATCTCCAGCCTGTTGACAAGGGCCTGTACTCCTGTCACCTGCACCACCACTACTGCGGCCTGCACGAGAGACTCATCTACAGGCTCATGGTGGGGCCTTCACTGCCCCCACCTCCTCCGGTCCTCACCGCTGTCCCTGCTGTCCCTGCTGCCCCTGCTGCCCCTGCTGTCCCGACTGGCCTTGCTGTCCCCCACACACTCCCCAATGATGACACAA GCCCTGATGTGGTTGAACTTGAGAGACCACGGGTAGTCAACGTCATCCTCCCTGAGTACCCAGGGCACTTCTTCCAGCAGATGGGCTACTTCCTGGCTACCTTCTTCCTCCTAGCCTTCATCATAACAATCGTCATTGTGCTTACCCGACGACGCAGAaagagag GGCTGAAGTATGACCTGCGAAGATCTGAACG GAGTCATGTGACTGGCCACGATGACATCGCATTGGATGCCACAGAGCTGAAGGTCTGCACCCAGGAATACCCGAATTCAG ACTACAAAAACAAcctactgaaagagagagatatgtctAAAAGCTGCAATAAAG aaatGGATGGAAAGTTGTGgatatga